A stretch of DNA from Elephas maximus indicus isolate mEleMax1 chromosome 21, mEleMax1 primary haplotype, whole genome shotgun sequence:
TAACTGCTAATATTAAGCTGGAAATCTTAGAGAACAAATTGACAAATTAGATGTTTAGATTACAGTGATCAAATTAGATTAACAAGATTAGGTAAATGTCATTGGATTAACTTAAATTGAATTTGATTGAATTGATTGTCTTAGAGTGAATGGTTTACATTACATGGGAGGGGATCTAAAGATATGATTAGATCACCTGAGACTGGAACTCAGAAATTACctctggattaaaaaacaaaacaaaacaaaacaaaatgaaaaaagtaaTGAAAACAATCAAAGCCATTGgagtggagtcggttctgactcttagtgaccctataggatattggataactgccccatagggtttccaaagagcagctggtggatttgaactctcttGAACATGGACTCCATCTTCTCGTCTCTTCAGCCTGGCAAAGCCCAAGAACCTACCCACCCTACCCCACTGTTCCCTCTCAAAGGCCTCTGCCCTTCCAACTCAGCCTGAATCCATCTCCTCTTTGATTTCTTATCATGTACTCAACTCATGTCCATATCCTGCTGTGGCCAGGTGCCTATCTATGAGATCCAAATAGACTGTGTAGGGTCAGGTGTCTTGAGAACTTGTGTCCTTGAAGGTCTGAGGAGGGCAGACGGTCAGTACTCTTGTGCCCAGTGTTACTTGTCTGGGAAGAAGCCTGGACCCTATGACCTTGGTGGCCAGGACCTGGCACTGTTCCCACGAACATCCAGCTCTACCATCTTGGTCCCAAATGAATGTCTGGGCGCTTCCTTTCAtactttccctcccttcctcctttggaTTCCTTCTCTAGCTAGTAGCCACTTCGGGttccagatttttatttttacactgGAAATCTTAAACAACAAATTGATAATTAAATGATGGTAATTGTATTAGATTAAGTAGAGCAGGTAAAAGTGATTGGATTAAGTCAAACTGAATTATTAACTGATTGTGTTAGATTGAGTGAATTACATTACAAGGTATCCCACCTCAAGATTTAATCAGATCAAGTGAGATTGGGTTATATTGGATTCAGTGAAATGTGATTGGATTGGATTGATTGGATTAAAGAGCTTATAAATCACATGACGTTGAGACAACATAAAAGCTTGGGAGTCTGTCATTCTTGATCAGTTGCGTCTGATCTTCTCTCCAGGTTTGTGGCCTCGTCTCCTGGCTAACTAGCCCCTCCAGAGTCTTTGGGAAGGACTCTTACTCCCTATTTTCGAAACACCCTCAGAGTGACCTTTCCTCAGAAGTCCTGGAAACTGCACCACGGAGCCGTCCCAGTATCTATCTATTGAGGATCCGTTGACAGATAGCCAAAGACAGCTGGGCTTCAGgttagtcttttttctttttttaaattttagttcttTTCAATGCTCAGAGGAATAGTACTCGTGAAAATCTACAGTGGTTTGACTCTTGGTGTTGAGGTAAGCATTCTTTAGCATTTTAAAGACTGAAGAAATGCATCATTCTGAATTTTAATTATTACATTTAAGATTTGAGTTTCAAGTTAATGATATTCCAATGCCCTGTCTGGGATAGTGGATGAGCAGTTGTAGAGTCCTGGTAGTTTTGGCAAAGTAATTAAAAGACTAAATAATTTAATCGTAAGTTCTTAGTTAATGTAAATTCATTGAGCATTTACTAGAAACGAGTTATAAAGTGAGATGATAAAGGTAAACTGCTAAACAAGACAGTCCAGGCCATAAACTCTGAAGGTCCCAATCTACTAGGGGAGACAATAATTTATGTGTTCATTCGTCATTGGAAATTGCCTCCTCTCATGTAAAAGGGGAAGTCCTGGTATTGCAGTAGGTAAGCATTGGGCAGCTAACCCCAAGGTGGGCAGTTggcatccaccagctgttccttggcaaccctatggggcagttctactctgtcctatagggttgctatgagttggaatcgactcaactgcaacatgTAAAAAGTGGAAACTTTAGCTTTTAAGAAGAGAACATTTTTTCCCAGACTTTTCTATACATTTGACAAAGAACAGACATAGTATTCCCATAGCCTTCTATCCTTTTGTAAGTCTGGGGaaactttgactttttttttttttcaaatgcagtTGATTATGCTAAACTAGAAAAATCAGAATCAGGCAGTCAATGGTGTAAATGCTAATTCACTAATTATGTGTCAAGAGTTTTGTCTGAGGGAGGCTCCCTTTGTGGGAGGAGGTAATCATGGCAGAGAATGAGATCACGTTGCAAGCAGGAAAATGATTTAAGTTTGACTTAGTGAGCAGAGAGGCACCTTCCTACCCACTGGGAGAAGAAGGTCCATGAGGAATTTTgtctccatttatataaaatattttccttatctTGTGACTCAGGAAACCAAAAATCAATTTCTGAGGAAGACTGGCCTGAAGTTTCAAGGAGCTGAGGCAGACGGCAGTTGATTACACATAGCGTCAGCCCCAGAGACCCCCCCATAAAGCCCAGACCATGAAGAGGCAACGGAGAGGACTGGTGGCGCAGAGAGCTCCCCAACCAGAGCAGGAGGATCCCAGGGTAAGTGGAGGCTTGGACCTCCCAGGAACCAGAAGGGCTGCATGGATTCTAGAGAGATGGTTGCAACATATAACCTTCTATGTTCTTAACTCAATTGTTCTTTCTCATTCAAGGCTGGTCTGGTTTGTGACATTCTCACCTGGTTAATTAGCCCATTCATAGTTTTTGAGGGGCAATCTTTCTCCCTATTTAGCGTCCTTTCCAGCCTAGTGTTTGTCAGTTTCTTGGAATCTGGCTCATAATCCTCTTCCTTAGACTCTCCAGTTGTTCCTCCCAGTTCCCTGCTCTGACAGGAGCAGGACCATAATCTCCTGAAATTCCTTACACTTATCGGGCCATGTGCAGATGTTCCCTCTAGCAAAACAAGACCTAACTATTAAAATCTGATATTATCTTTACCTTTGAAAGCTGCCTcttatttctgctgagtcaccAAGCACCCTTCTTCTCTACCCACAGAGGAAGTGCAAGAACTGTGGAGCCTTTGGGCACACAACAAGAAGTAAGAGGTGCCCCATAAAGTGCTGGAGTGGGGCCACAGTCCCCCAGGCCTTGGGCTCAGAAAAGATGAAGAAGGAGAACCTGGAGCCAAAGAAGCCCCAGGAGCCTCAGACCCTTTGGCCCTTTAACAActtggaaagagagaaggaacaaaGACAAAGGTGAGAAACATGGAAAGTCCTTGGGTATTAAAGTAGATGATGTGTTTTCATCTCTATGTCGTGTGTCCAGCTATCTCCAGAGAAGGACAGGATAACTGGAGAGAAATAGCCAAGAGCTCAATATGTTCCAGCTGTCCACATTCAGGAGATAATTCTAGTACCAGACAATCTCtaaggggagggggtggggcatATCTTTTATCTTTGCGCATGGTAGGGACAAAACAGCAGACTCTAACTTAAAGGACAGAATGGACAAAATCTAGGGGGCTGAATGAGGTGGGAGGATGAAACTGAGATGAGGGAATAGGCAGCCTTGGAAAAGATCACAGTGAGTCAATACCTCCCTCATCCCAAAACCATGAATAGGACTGGGCCCCTGGAATACTAATCCTAGGTTGGGACAATAAGTTGGGGCATGTCCACTTAAtaggtttttttctgttttccaatcAGGGAAGAAGAGCATGAGAGGAAAGCTCTACTCCAGAAATTTCCCAAGAGACCCAAAGAGAAACAGCAGCAATATTGGAAGGAATCGACAGAATCTTGTGACTACTTGAGGGTGAGTCAGCCGGGTTCCCCACTCTATTTCTCTTCTATGTAagcttgattttcttcactcccaTGTCCCTTCTGTGAcaagtgcttttaaaattttattctggcCCAaaggtttccaatttttttgtaTACATATCAGGCaccattttctttttgcttctttgtttttgtaataTTTCTTGCATACCTACCAAAAACAGGCTAGTGGGAGCATTTCCGTGCATAGGTGTAAGTGAGTGAATTAGATGCCTTCCAAGAGGTAGACTCCTACATGGGAAAATGTGCATCTTTTCAGTTGTGTTACATGTTTCCCAATATCTCTTGAAAACATATTAGCCATcaatctgccttcaaaagaaCTTTAGCCATGTCCACTCCATAGGAGCCTGTAGGAAAAAGCTTGTTCCACATAATTAAGcaagagaatataaaaaatttataattttcagtgtGATGGGAACAATATAACCAGTTGATAGTGTAGTTTATTTTCCCTGAGCCCAACTGAGTTTGGGTACCTCTTCATATACAAAGAGactgcctgtatttcttccacTGTTAGAGAAAATTCGATAACTTCCATGCCTTTATGTtggtggatttttcttttccactTGACTTGGAGGAAATCCTAATATATGTCCTGTGGTGTCTTCTCCCACAGCACCCTTGGAGGTCCATGCCCGTTCACACTTCCAAGCCACGATCTGTCCTGGACCCTGGTCTCAGAAACTGGCCACCTGTAAGGAAACCTGATGGGAAATCCATCTTCCCTGCATGGTGTCCTATCCAAGATCATGATCTGAGTTTTTTCTCACCTCATGAACAAACTAAAGGACAAGAAGTGGATATCACCGACTCTTCTCGGCCAGCACACGAACACTTTGGCCAGGACTCTACCCTCATGGCCAAGACAACAGACAGCAGATGTGATGGTTGTGCTTATTATGTTTCCCAGCTGGCCTCAAAAACCCTTGCCCTGGGCCATGTCCTCAGCCCCCAGGCACAAGTCGAGGGTCCTGATAGGATCTCAAAATCCAGACTACAGTCTGTGAGACATAGAAGGGGCCAGGACTCTGCACTTAGCATCAAGGCACTAGGAAAGGGATCTGCACAGACCCCCATACAGAATTGCTTGAATCctgcaaaaaaagtgaaactCACGACCCTCCAGATCCTGCAGCAGAACAGTCAGAAACCTAGATTGCAAAGTGGCCAGCCTCTCTCCAATACAAGTGAATTTGGACCCAAAGGGTCACCCCAAGTCACCAGGATGATAGACCTCCAGCCTCCACACAGCACATCTCTACTGAATACTGTCGAAACGAGCCCTATACTTTCACCCACACTTTCTAACCATGTTCCACGACAGCCACTCAGAATTGTATTCACAAGAATGGAAAATGGACAGTGGAGCTCCAGGTTCAGAACATctcccccctctctccctcctgagTAGTCTACATCTCTTGTAGGGAGCCCTTGTGTTCTTGAGAAGTGGGAGAGACACAGTTCCCGGATTCTAGTGAGGCTTCTGGCTTCCTTTTAAGGAGAATGACTGGGAGTGAGACCTCTATGGTAGGGACCCTCGGCCTCGAGCCTCACATGAATTGATAGTGACTAAATGAGCACAGAGGGGAAAGATGCAGGGGGCAGGCTGTGTTTGTTGAATCACATCCTCAGATGTGATGTGCGTGCAAAGGTGGAATCTCAGGTATTGTCAAAAGACAGACATGCCGAGACTGCCTGTTTCAATTTTGTACATTAAGTTGTATATAATATGGACCTTATGCAACAGGCCTATGGTAGTTGTTGTAATTTAGTGATTTTGTAAGGAACTAAGTCGATACGGGAGTAAATATTCCAGTATAATGTCACTGGAAGCTATGCGATTAACTCTATTTGCTGTGAAAGTGACTAGATTTTGGAAAGACTTAAAGAACCCATCAGTGCGATCTGTCTCATTTAAGCAGTGTCCTGTACTGAGTCTGTGGGAACGTTTAAGTGGAAACCATTATTGGGAACAGTCTATTGATCTTTTGTTCGTAACGTTTACTGTAAAGCTGTATTGTGAATTTTCTTCAATATTAATAAAATGTTCACAAATATGACATTTTATCTCGGTATTTTTATTTGCACATAATCTAAACACCAAAGGTCCATagaatatttattcatttgattAACTTGAGAATAAACAAGACTTCCATACCCACGGTTTATTCTTGGACCTAGAATTTGCCAGCAATGCAGACTTTCAGGTGTAACCCAGCCCTACTGCATCAAAATAGCAATGTTCTCAATTGATTCATGTGCATATCAAGTTGTGAGAAGCACGTCTTGTGGACTGATTTGCCTCATATGAGTCACTTGGTGAACTTTAATTTACATGGATACTCAGCCCAGAAATAGAAATTGACTGTGTGTTGCGTGAGGCTTGGGCAAGGGGATTGTTAAAGATTCTGCAGACGAATTAAGTGTTCCCCAGAGTGTGAGAAGCACTGGGTATGGCGggcaaagctaactcttcaaggTTTTGCTGTCTACATTTTCCACCCTGATCAAGAGAAAGAGGCTGGCCTTTTAGGGAGTTTGATTTCCTTAGGAACAGCAAATAACATGCTTCTCCCTCCATATGCAGCACCTGTTTCTAAGGTGCTTTTTTATTTCTCCGGGGCCTCATTCCTTTAGCATAGCTACCTACTAGTTGGGCGATAAGGTGCATAAGAAAGATGTGGagatatcaagaaagtgaagagacaaaatacagattgggagaaaataatcAGGAGCCACCTCTAATAAGGGTTTAAAatccaaatttaaaaaagaaagaaaacaagtttTGTAACTTAACCACAAATACACAaacaaccccattaaaaaatacagttaaaggtctttgttatggattgactcgTGTCCCCCTacagtgtgtcaacatggctaggctgtgatttccagtgtagtgtgattgtctaccattttgtcatctgatgtgattttcctgtgtgattGTAAATCTATGATGACAGACCATTGTAAATTGGcagtaaaataaataacatttactgAAATAATAAGATAAATAAACATTATGTATACACGTATGCACATTCATTTTTGCATACATGCACACTTTCATACATACGTAAACAAAAATACCGAAACCTGCTGCTGAagttagttttgatttccatgtgactctataggacagaatagagctgccccataggatttccaaggctgccatcTTTTTGGAAACTGATTTCCACATGGTTGGACCTCCGatctctgttagcagccaagtgctgaaccCTGCTTACCCAGGGcttgatctctctctctgtctaaatattggcagctgagctctcatccactctaccaccagggctcgaaatatatatgttgttgttaatctGGTGGTCGTGCCTGTTGAGTCAACAAAAATCCCGGACCTTGACTGTCTTGACCTGGAGTATTGGGGAACAGTTTTGGAGATTTTTACTATGCTTTTAAGAGAGGATCTTTATAATCTGGGAAAAAGTCCTTTTAAAAATGGCTGTGGTGTGATGAATGTGATTTCTAAAAAAGCTTCTGATATGGTTTTATTTCCTTTACCCAGAGCTGAGGTTTTCCTTTTGTGAACAAGAAGTATTTCAAACTAGCTCCATTCTTAAGGATTACAACTGataccaaatattttcttttaaatgtttcaGTTCTCAATCCAGGTGAAGAGACTTAATATTCAGGATCTTGTCTAGATGATACTACAGcaattttttcatatttaaaatattcactCTCAAGATAAAATTATctactttggttttggtgagctCTCTATTGTAtcaataaaaatctcttttatgTCAGAACTTAATCAAAGTCTGATTGAGTTAAAGAGTCAGTATGTTGGTAGGTGGGAGGAGGGACTCCCTTTATAAAAGCTCCAATTCTGTGGACATGATTCCAGAACTGACTGTTGGTAGAAGATACCGGAGGCCAGAGAAGAACCTGCTGATAGAAAGTGTCCATGGCTGAAGAATGTAAAAAGCAAGCAGATGTCCTATATGCGGGGGTTATCTTCAAATCCCCATGTAGCTGAAATGTGGATATGCCTGCTGCTTTACTCCTTTCATACACTGCGATGCAGCCTCGTGGGAAGGTTTATTGTGTCCTTTCTTCCCTGAGGTTACTAAGAACAAAGACATCAGACAGGATTTCCACCAGCATGAGGTGATTTCTAGTATCAAGGAACTGGAGCCTCAGCTGGGACCTATTCTACGTATGGACAAAAGGATGCTGGAGTACCAAGTGGATATGAGCTTAGATGTTGACACAGACAACAGTAACCTCATAATTTCTTATGACCAGCAGAGCATTGGATACTGAGATTTCATATGCAATTCGGAAGACAGTGCTGAGGGATTTAACTTTATGTGTGTCCTTGGCTCCCCTATATCCATCTCTGGCTGCCATTACTGGGAGGTGGACGTAGGAAGAAGCCCAGAATGGGATCAGGGTGTTTGCAAAGAACCAGATAATGTGTAAGCCCCACCAAGGCTCCATCtcttgcctgttgttgttgttaggtgcccttgagtcagttccaattcatagtgacgctatgtagcacagaacaaaacaatgcccagtgTTGCACTatcatcacaattgttattattatttagccctttgttgcagccattgtgtcaatccatctcgttgagggcctacctcttttctgctgaccctgtactttacaaagcatgatgtccttctccagggactgatccttcctgacaacatgtccagattatgtaagatgcagtcttgccatccttgcttctaaggagcattctggctgtacttcttccaagacagatttgtttgttcttttggcagtccatcgtatattcaatagtcttcgccatACCACCATTTCCCATACCACCATTCAAAAGAGTCAATTttaggtcttccatattcattgtccagctttcacatgcatatggtacgATTGAcactaccatggcttgggtcaggtgcaccttagtcttcagggtgaaatctttggttttccacactttaaaaagGTTCTTTCAGCGGATTTGctgaatgcaatgcatcttttgatttcttgactgctgcgtccatgcatgttgactgtgggtccaagtataatgaaattcttgacagcttcaatctttcttCCGTTTATTATAATGTGGCTTATTGatacagttgtgagggtttttgttttcttgagttgaggtgtaatccatactgaaggctgtggtcttcagtcttcatcaataagtgtttcaactccttttcactttcagcaggcaaggttttgtcatccacataacgcaggttggtaatgagtcttcctgcaattctgatgcccctttcttcttcatatagtcgggtttctcggattatctgctcagcatacagattgaacaggtaagaTGAAAGCATacacccctgatgcacacctttcctgactgtataccatgcagtatccccttgttctgtcagaacaactgcctcctgatgtatgtagaggttcctcatgagcccaattaagtgttctggaattcccattctttgcaatgctctccattatttgttatgattcacacagtcaaatgcctttacatagtcaataaaacacaggtaaacatccttctggtattgtctgctttcagccgggatccatctgacaccagcaatgacacCCCTGGgttcatgtccttttctgaatctggcccgAATTTCTTGTAGTTGTCTGTTGATACATggctgcagctgctttggaatgattttcagcaaaatgtttcttgcatgtgatattaatgcttaACGTGATAGGtttcaataattttctcattctgttggatcacttttcttgggtataggcataaatatggatctcttccagccagttgaccaggtagctgtcctccaaatttcttggcgtagaggagccagcacttccagtgctgcatccatttgttgaaacatttcaattgatattctgtcaactcctggggccttgtttttcaccaatgccttcagtgcagcttggacttcttccttctgtatcatgggttcccgatcatatgataactctggaaatggttgaacatagaccaatttttttggtataatgactctgtgtattccttccatcttcttttggttcttcctgttttgattaatattttccccctagaattCCTTACTGttggaacttgaggcttgaattttttcttcagttctttgagcttcagaaatgccgagtgtgttctccccttttggttttatatctccagctctttgcacatgtcagtatagtagtttactttgttttctccagccgccctttgaaatcttctgttcagttctttttcttcatcatttcttccttttgctttagctgcttgatgttgaaaagcaagtttcagagtctcttctgacacccattttagtcttttctttcttgtctatttAATGGCCTCTTTCTTTGTTCatttatgatgtctttgatgtcattccacaacttgtctagtcttggATCATTAGtcttcaatgcctcaaatctattcttgaaatgatctctaaattcagggaggATATGCTGAATAGTATATTTTCGCTCttatgggcttgttctaattttctcagttttaacttgaacttccatatgagcaattgatggtctgcttttttttccacagttggcccttggccttctcctgactgatgatactgaacttttctatcatctttttccacagatgtagtcgatttcattCCTTCTTACTCCTTCTGGTGAAGTACCCatatatagttgtcatttatgttggtgcaaaaggtatgtgcaatgaggaagtcgttggtcttttAAAATTCTATCATAGTATCTCGCATAGATCTCTGGAATTCAGCACACAGTGCCAAAGCAATAAAGGAGGAAACTTGGATTACTACTGGGAGCCCAGGGACTGCTGTCAGCTTACTAAACTCTGTGCCTCCTTCCACGTGGTATTAACATGGAGAAAAGTAGATCTCAAGTGCTTCAGTCATTCTGTCCTGTTTGGAACATTGTCCTTTTTTTATCTATCAGAAGTAAGAGTCACGATTTGGGGGTTGGTGCAGAATTTGGAGGTGGAGCCAGGAAGGGCTGTGTCTAAATAAGTCCCAAATGGGCAGGAACAAGGAGGACACCTTTTTAAATCGTCTGTGGGGGTGGATTCAAAATGAAGGCAGAGGACGTGGCTCGGAGTTCCTTTTATGAAGTGTCCAGGGTCTCCACCATGGTTCCTGTGTGTCCAGGAGGAAAGGGCAAGACTCCATGTCCTGATCCTGGCCAGAGAGAGCCTGAACTAAGACAGGAGGCCCTTCAGCCCCTGTTCTTTGGACTGGATTCTTACTTCAGGAAACACATCCAAGCTAACTCAACATAGGAATCAGAATTTACTTGTCAGTTTCGTCTCCTGTGTCTTTGACTCAGACTCCATCTTCTCATTTCTTCAGTCTCACAACACACAATCACCCACCACCCTACCCTGCTGCCTTCTCTGAATGGTCTCTGAATATTTAACTGAGTATTAGTTCATTTTCCCTTTAACTTATCTTTATACACCGAAGTCCCATCCAAATCCCCCCATCACACGGTGACTATCTGTGAGATTCCAGTAGACTCTGCACTGTCAGATGCCTTGAAAACTTGTGTCCTCGATGGTGTGAGGGTGGTAGAAATATCAGTACTCTTGTGCCCAGTGTTACATGTCTTGGAAGTAGTCTAGACCCTAAGACCTTGTTGGTCAGTACCTGTCCCTGTCCCTATCTACATCAAGCTTTCCCACCTTGGTAACACATGATTGTTTTGGCCCATTCATTCATGCTTTACCTCCCTTCTTCCATTGAATTACTTCTTCTGTAGTAGCTGATTTGGGTTCCTCATTTTCCCAGACATTGAGAGCATAGCCTCAAGTCCCAATGGGCAGAAGTGCAGGCCACCTGTTGCCTGGAATGGGAGCTGAGGCAGGCTTCTTTCCCCCAGGTTCAAGTTGATGACACCTAGGAACCTGTATACATTTTTTTGGATCACCTGACGTGGTGAAGGTGGCTGAGAACAGAGTGCTCTATCCAGGAAGGATCCATCTCAGCTTGTTTACCATCAACATGCTGTATTGCATGCATTTTGAGCTCTGGAGTCACCTCTCACTGAGGCCTCTGGAATTAGTACAAGTGAGAAGAAAGCAATGCAGATCAGAAACCCAGATTATGACAGTTGGGGCAGGGTCACTCAGTCAGCTTGCTAGGTTCTGCAATTCCCTTTGAAGTGACATTATGATGATGGGCAAGGCTTTGTCACTCAACTGGTCTTGTGTCTATGACTTTTTTGGGACATGTCCTGATTCTACCCATCCAGAGAGAGATCGTAGGTGGGGGGGGTGCAGATTCAATTGCGAGGTGGCCTGAGTTTATCTCCCCTTTGACTCTTCATCATGCACACAACTCCCATACATTTTCCCCTGTGGCTCAGTGCCTAACTGTGAGATCTGCGTAGGCGGTGTAAAGTCAGATACCTTGGGAACTTGTATCTCAGAAAGTCTGAGGGAGGCAGATTGTCAGTACTCTTGTGTCCAATGTTACATGTCTGGGAAGAAGTGTGGATGCTATGACTTTGGTGGGGAGGACCTTGCACCTTTCTCACCCACATCCGGCTCTACCACCTTGATCTCACATGAATGTTTGGGTCCCCCCATTCACGCTTTATCTCCCTTCTTCCACTGGATTTCTTCTGCTAGTAACTATGTCAGTTCTTGGTTTTCCTCAGAAGTCTGAGGTTGCAATGGGCCAAAGGAGAGTCCACCTCTTGGCTGGCATCAAAGATCAGAAACCCAGATTATGACAGTGGTGGCATGGACACTGAGTTGGCTGTCTAGGATCTGTACTTCCTTTCAACTTGATATTAGGATGGTGGGGAAGGCTTTGTCACGCAGCTGTTCCTGTGTCTATGGCCTTTGTTGGATACATCCAATTGTTCCCATCTGGCAACACATCACAGGTGGGGGGGTGGAGTCAACCGGGAGGTGGAAAGTGGAAAGGCTGTGGCTGATAGGTCCAACGTGGTATGGGTTATGGTGTATCTCACTAGGTGGTCTCCAGGATGGAGTACAGACGAAGATGAGGGAGTGTATTCAAGTTCAGTTTGCAACGTGTGCAGGGTCTCCACCACCGATCTTTAGAGGCTGGGAAGAAAGCCCAGGATCCCAGGGCCTGTTCCTGACCAGAGAGCCTGAGTGCAGATGGAAACTCCTTCAACTTCTATTTCTTTGGCTGGGGTATTCCTTTCAGAAGCCCATCcaaatccaactttttttttttttcttttttagggatCTCCACTCACCTGCTAGTTGTCTCATCTGATCTCAATCCCTGACTCAGGTCTCCATCTCTCATCTCTTTAGCCAAACAGCACTCCCAAATCTCACCTGCACTACCCTAGGGTTTCTTACAAACGGGATCTGCCCAACTAACTCAGCCTGAAGTTGTTCCCCTCCTATCCAATAGGTTTAACTCACGTGGGAGAGAAAccatgtatttgcaatgaatgttGAAAA
This window harbors:
- the LOC126064582 gene encoding protein FAM90A27P-like, whose product is MKKENLEPKKPQEPQTLWPFNNLEREKEQRQREEEHERKALLQKFPKRPKEKQQQYWKESTESCDYLRHPWRSMPVHTSKPRSVLDPGLRNWPPVRKPDGKSIFPAWCPIQDHDLSFFSPHEQTKGQEVDITDSSRPAHEHFGQDSTLMAKTTDSRCDGCAYYVSQLASKTLALGHVLSPQAQVEGPDRISKSRLQSVRHRRGQDSALSIKALGKGSAQTPIQNCLNPAKKVKLTTLQILQQNSQKPRLQSGQPLSNTSEFGPKGSPQVTRMIDLQPPHSTSLLNTVETSPILSPTLSNHVPRQPLRIVFTRMENGQWSSRFRTSPPSLPPE